ACAAGATATTCCAGGATGTTGTCAGCGGAGGTGAGAATCGTTTCGCCGTCCACCAGCACCGGCACCGAGTATTGTCCGGTCAACTCGAATACCTGGGTGCGCTTGGCTTTCGCCGGACTGACGTTGACACATATATACGTAAGCTCAAGTTCGGCGAGCTTTTCTCTGATGCTCTGGCATTCCGGACAGGCATGGAGGTTATAGAGTATAAGCCTCGCATCCATT
The sequence above is a segment of the Sporomusaceae bacterium genome. Coding sequences within it:
- a CDS encoding glutathione S-transferase N-terminal domain-containing protein; the encoded protein is MDARLILYNLHACPECQSIREKLAELELTYICVNVSPAKAKRTQVFELTGQYSVPVLVDGETILTSADNILEYLVETYAHNVIKPVKY